One Phocaeicola dorei genomic region harbors:
- a CDS encoding site-specific integrase has protein sequence MARFKITLFKSNIRKDGSCPVCLRVAKEDKTKYIDLQLSATKGQWDEQASRFKKDKRVNPNYENYNALLNRYEVRKDEILQKFMEERINWTLNQFEEEFLGMSKQGKVYDYFMRQVENLKATRHIGNAKVYERTLHMLAKYDDKIEERLFSELDVKYINRFNLEMEKDGCCGNTRKYYLKTLRAVINKAIKEREASLNTYPFGKGGFEIGKLAEETAKRYLSPHDLELIKNSPQQNPVLELSRRVFLFSYLCFGMSFIDEAMLTKNNINTFGAEEHIVYKRQKTQNAKNVKPITIPVTPAIREQLEWFKANTTLTGDYLLPIITRDYEGKQLYDHIRSRYKRINDGLKQLGKLLHIRMNLTTYVSRHTMAMTLQGNDVPREFTSQALGHRNLTTTNVYFDSFSTSVLDRVAKIL, from the coding sequence ATGGCAAGATTTAAAATTACGCTCTTTAAGAGCAACATTAGAAAAGACGGAAGCTGCCCCGTCTGTTTAAGGGTAGCAAAAGAGGACAAAACAAAGTACATCGACTTACAACTGTCGGCAACGAAAGGTCAATGGGATGAACAGGCATCCCGATTTAAAAAAGACAAGCGTGTCAATCCTAACTACGAAAATTACAATGCGTTGCTGAACCGTTATGAAGTCCGGAAAGATGAAATCCTGCAAAAGTTCATGGAGGAACGGATAAACTGGACGCTTAACCAGTTCGAGGAGGAGTTTCTTGGTATGTCAAAGCAGGGCAAGGTTTACGACTACTTTATGCGACAGGTGGAAAACTTAAAAGCCACACGGCATATCGGTAACGCAAAAGTCTATGAACGTACCTTGCACATGCTGGCAAAGTATGACGACAAGATTGAGGAACGGCTGTTTTCGGAGTTGGACGTGAAGTATATCAATCGGTTTAACCTTGAAATGGAAAAAGACGGCTGTTGCGGAAACACCCGTAAATACTACCTCAAAACATTGAGGGCGGTTATAAACAAGGCGATAAAAGAACGTGAAGCCTCATTAAATACCTATCCTTTCGGTAAGGGTGGCTTTGAAATCGGTAAGCTGGCAGAGGAAACAGCCAAGCGCTACCTTTCACCACATGATTTGGAGTTGATAAAAAACTCGCCTCAACAAAATCCTGTGTTGGAGTTATCCCGTAGGGTATTCCTGTTTTCCTATTTATGTTTCGGTATGAGTTTTATAGACGAAGCCATGCTGACTAAAAACAATATCAATACTTTTGGGGCAGAGGAGCACATCGTTTACAAAAGGCAAAAGACACAAAACGCTAAAAATGTAAAGCCTATAACGATACCTGTAACTCCTGCCATAAGAGAGCAGTTGGAGTGGTTTAAGGCAAATACTACTTTGACAGGCGACTATTTGCTGCCAATAATAACAAGGGATTATGAGGGGAAGCAACTGTATGACCATATCCGCAGCCGTTACAAACGTATAAATGACGGTTTAAAGCAATTGGGCAAATTGCTTCATATCCGTATGAACCTGACCACCTATGTCAGCCGTCATACGATGGCCATGACCTTACAAGGCAATGATGTCCCCCGTGAATTTACCAGCCAAGCGTTGGGGCATCGTAATCTTACAACGACAAATGTATATTTTGACAGTTTTTCAACAAGTGTATTAGACAGAGTAGCTAAAATCCTTTAA
- a CDS encoding helix-turn-helix domain-containing protein, whose amino-acid sequence MSMTINMPLGDLIDKSPKGEARFAHEEWLRTYVKRLTKGNKTKLKQALNEVDEAINQWRNGFFISTYDEKLSAVRQGKLNMDSQELEDIYNEETYLQKEGKTGLVADFLYDSIAQYGFINEHHRDAIESAWLFHDMEFLQQQWEYYALAQIRSLRAVIVSMLGTVPTTPETEPQNAKREPKRIEDYPEVFDITLYCELTNYAKDTIYKWTRTREIPCHRSGTNGRKLVFKRDEIVAWMTARKQETKDEFIKRMES is encoded by the coding sequence ATGAGTATGACAATAAATATGCCTTTGGGCGACTTGATAGACAAGTCTCCCAAAGGGGAAGCCCGTTTTGCGCATGAGGAATGGTTGCGCACCTATGTAAAAAGACTGACGAAAGGTAATAAGACAAAGCTAAAACAGGCTTTAAATGAGGTAGATGAGGCTATAAACCAATGGCGGAACGGTTTCTTCATATCCACTTATGATGAAAAGTTATCAGCTGTCCGACAAGGCAAACTGAACATGGATAGTCAAGAGTTGGAAGACATCTATAACGAGGAAACCTATTTACAAAAAGAGGGCAAAACAGGTTTGGTTGCAGATTTCCTGTATGATTCCATAGCCCAATACGGCTTTATCAATGAACACCACCGTGATGCGATAGAGAGTGCATGGCTGTTTCACGACATGGAGTTTTTGCAACAGCAATGGGAATATTACGCTCTGGCTCAAATAAGGTCGTTGCGGGCAGTCATTGTTTCCATGCTGGGAACAGTACCAACGACACCTGAAACCGAACCACAGAATGCCAAAAGAGAGCCAAAACGGATAGAGGATTATCCCGAAGTGTTTGACATTACACTTTATTGTGAACTTACGAATTATGCAAAGGATACTATTTACAAGTGGACCCGTACCCGTGAAATACCTTGTCATCGTTCCGGGACAAACGGACGCAAACTTGTGTTCAAGCGTGACGAAATCGTAGCGTGGATGACTGCCCGAAAGCAGGAAACCAAGGACGAATTTATAAAACGAATGGAAAGCTAG
- a CDS encoding type II toxin-antitoxin system RelE/ParE family toxin, with product MNVEFEKEYLAELYEKGKTNDKKHRFQPQIVNGYLKCVKALLNASRMEDLYQYRSLNYEKLKGDKKGLSSLRINDQYRLEFKEITNAGNQTIIEVCSLIDITNHYK from the coding sequence ATGAACGTAGAATTTGAAAAGGAATATTTGGCAGAACTTTATGAAAAAGGAAAAACTAATGATAAGAAGCATCGTTTCCAACCTCAAATAGTCAATGGTTATTTGAAGTGTGTCAAAGCTCTACTAAATGCCTCTCGAATGGAAGATTTATATCAGTATAGGTCTTTAAACTATGAAAAGTTGAAAGGTGATAAAAAAGGACTTTCTTCTTTACGCATCAATGACCAATACAGATTGGAATTTAAGGAAATCACCAATGCGGGTAATCAAACAATCATAGAAGTCTGTTCTTTGATAGACATTACAAATCATTATAAATAG
- a CDS encoding HigA family addiction module antitoxin has protein sequence MGIATNNLQSFRPYHPGELIKEELECRGIRQKDFAKRFGLSYSALNETLNAKRPITTEFALFLEAALGVNADLLVRMQTDYNIQVARKNNSLREKLNNIKKIAAVF, from the coding sequence ATGGGTATAGCAACAAATAATTTGCAGTCATTCCGTCCCTATCATCCGGGTGAATTGATAAAGGAAGAATTGGAATGTAGAGGCATAAGGCAAAAAGACTTTGCAAAGAGATTTGGCTTGTCTTATTCTGCCTTAAATGAAACATTAAATGCAAAACGTCCGATAACTACCGAATTTGCCTTGTTTTTAGAGGCGGCTTTGGGTGTCAATGCCGATTTGCTTGTAAGAATGCAAACGGATTATAATATACAGGTAGCACGAAAGAATAACTCCTTGCGTGAAAAGCTAAACAATATAAAGAAAATAGCTGCCGTGTTTTGA
- a CDS encoding SEL1-like repeat protein, translating to MYLLGKAHENGLWGVSKDKDEAIRLYRESANLGCTAAMLFQP from the coding sequence ATGTATTTGTTAGGTAAGGCTCATGAAAACGGTTTATGGGGAGTGTCTAAAGACAAAGACGAGGCGATAAGATTATATCGTGAGTCTGCGAATTTAGGGTGTACTGCTGCTATGCTATTTCAGCCTTAA
- a CDS encoding AraC family transcriptional regulator, whose translation MLYKEFEKNREDILENEFCMQSDASTLPITDCPSYTPICTIGICIQGNAKIRMDSQEYTIHPHDVFVFMPGLLVSVIETSPNFTTNYFTLSNTFFYDVIKTIRSFSPQFFSYMKSRFLYPLPEQEMQYFMNYYALLKSRSKLPKSFSREAIIALLRIIFLDLYNDFENYINHRNNTSTTRKEDLTHRFYTLMMDNYREHKEVIFYADKLHVSSKYLSEVVKETSGKSPKDWIIDYSLLEIKELLKNSSLNIQEITIRTKFLNQSALGRFFKRHTNMSPSEYRESTY comes from the coding sequence ATGTTATATAAGGAATTTGAAAAGAATAGAGAAGATATATTAGAGAATGAATTTTGCATGCAATCTGATGCATCAACATTGCCCATTACAGATTGCCCCTCTTATACCCCTATATGTACTATTGGAATCTGTATACAAGGAAATGCTAAAATAAGAATGGATTCTCAAGAATATACTATACATCCACATGATGTTTTTGTCTTTATGCCGGGATTGCTAGTCTCAGTCATAGAGACAAGTCCTAATTTCACAACAAACTATTTTACACTTTCAAACACATTTTTCTATGATGTAATAAAAACTATCAGAAGTTTTTCTCCTCAATTTTTCTCTTACATGAAATCTCGTTTCCTTTATCCCTTGCCGGAACAAGAGATGCAGTATTTCATGAATTATTATGCATTACTGAAGAGTCGGAGCAAACTTCCCAAAAGTTTTTCCAGAGAAGCAATTATAGCTCTGCTAAGAATTATATTCCTAGATTTATATAATGACTTTGAAAATTATATCAATCATAGAAATAATACAAGTACAACACGTAAAGAAGATTTAACACATAGATTCTACACGCTAATGATGGATAACTACAGAGAACATAAAGAGGTTATCTTTTATGCCGACAAACTTCATGTTTCTTCCAAATATTTGTCTGAAGTAGTTAAAGAAACCAGTGGAAAATCTCCTAAGGACTGGATTATAGATTATTCATTACTGGAGATAAAAGAATTATTGAAAAACAGTTCTCTTAATATTCAGGAAATAACAATCAGAACTAAGTTCCTGAACCAGTCTGCTTTAGGTCGTTTTTTTAAAAGACACACCAATATGTCTCCCTCTGAATATAGGGAATCGACTTATTAG